From the Naumovozyma dairenensis CBS 421 chromosome 10, complete genome genome, the window TTGTGTTACCCGCAAACCGATTGTCAACGCGGATGGAGGGTCGAGAAATGAACAACTAGACTTTTCCTTAAAATTCATACCTGTCTACAAGAAAGACTAATCTTACATGATGTTGAACAAGAGAGCAAGAGGAAAAGAGAAGCCCAGTAACTCTAACttaaaaattaaaatgTCTTCTGTCGACGTTGTGCTAACTGTCGGTAAATTAGATGCCTCGCTCGCTTTGCTCACGACTGCTGATCATCATGTAATCGAATTTCCTACCATGCTATTACCTGAAAACGTCAAAGCTGGCTCCATTGTAAAAATGGTGGTATCACAAAATTTAcaggaagaaaaagagCAAAGAGCTCAATTTCAATCTATTCAAGATCAAATTCTGGAGAAATATGGATTAAATAAACCAATGGAGCCAgttttaaaaattgttaaTGTTACCCAAACAAGTTGTGTCTTAGAATGGGACAAATTGACTCTTGGTTCAGCTAAATTGAAGTCATTAACTCTTTATAAAGATGGTGTTAGACTAATGGTGGTTCCAAATCCATTCAAAGTATCTCAAACCAAAATTTCCGGACTTTCTGTTGATACCGAATACAAGTTTCAATTGAAGCTAGCCACTACATCGGGCCAATTTTGGTCTAACCAAATTAATGTCCATACCCACAAGATGACCGATATGTCAGGTATTACTGTCTGTTTAGGACCTCTGGATCCATTATTACATATTACAAAGGCTCAAGTTTCTCaatgtttgaaaaatcttgGTGCTAAACCTTTGCAAACAAAAGTAGGTATTGATACTACCCACTTCGTCACAAATGAAACAGACACAGGAGCTGATGGCGAAGAAAATGCTGAATTGAAGAAAGCTAAGGACAACAATATTCCAGTGGTTAAACCTGAATGGGTTAGAGCTTGTGAACAAGATGAAAGAATCGTTGGTGTACGAGGTTTCTATTTGGATGCTGACCCAGCTTTAGCAAAGAACTATGTGTTCCCTCCTGTCTCTGAGGAAGCTACACAAGAAGCTACTCAAGAGGCTGCACAAGAAGCTACACAAGAAGCTACACAAGAAGCTACACAAGAAGCTACACAAGAAGCTACACAAGAAGCTACACAAGAAGCTACACAAGAAGCTACACAAGAAGCTACACAAGAAGCTACGCAAGAAGCTACACAAGAAGTTACACAAGAAGCTACacaagaagatgaaaaagatgCTGAGGAATCAGAGAATGTCCCAGAAATAGAAAGTTCAGAAGCACCACATCAATCAGGCGCTCAAGACGATACTTCGATTGAGATGCCAGCTGAAGAAGTTCCTAcaattgaatcattaaCTACTGAAAGAACGCAAGAAACAGGTCTTGAAGATATACCACAAGAAATTACAGCTAAGGGACAGATAGAACCAGAGACGATACAATTTGCAGAAACACTTGACaaagaaatggaagaaGGTATACAGGATGAACTTCCATCAACCGCTCTAGGAGAACCAACTGAAGTTCCTGCTGTTGCTAAATCTATTGAGAGTACGGAAAATGCAGtacaagaagaagttgCACCAGGTTTGGAAGCTGAACAACAAACAACCCCAGCACAAGAATCAGAGGAAGAAGGAGCAGAAAACGAGAGTGTAGCTATATTGAGCCCGGATGACATTGTGATtgagaaagaagaaagcaATGAAGACTTGGAAACAACTGGTCAAGAAGAAGGCAACGATGAAGAAAAGCCAGAAATTTCTCAAGACGAGCAACCACATAATTTTGAAGTAACAGATAAGGAGACTATTTTAACTGGGGCAGAGGAATCAAGACCAAAAAACAATGTTGAGACGACCactaatgaaaagaaagacaACGAGATCGTACCCGATGACTTAAATAACTCTGCAGAGGTACCAAAAAACATGAACTTGGTTGAAAACGATGTTGAATCTCAAAAGCACGATAATGTCGACGATGCTACAATACCAGCCGGCACATCATTACAGCAGGAGGATTCACCTTCAGAAGAGGTACAGGTTGCTGGTAGtattgaagatgaggaAGATGACGACGATGAAGATACTGTTACAGAAGCTACTCCTGAAGGAGAGAACACTGTTGTAAGCACTAGTGGTAATAACGATGGGGccaacaagaagaagaataaaaagaataagaagaaaggTAAGAAGGGtaagaagaaataagaCGTATACCAGGCAAAAATTTGTTTAGTtacataaatatatataccatGATCTATAATCCAAAACGTTACCGTTTAACGTTATGTTGAACTGCACTTATTGTAGGTGCAATCTGGTTCAAATTGTAATATCTACTTTGACTGTAAATTGCAATGAAGTTTCTTTATTTCAACTGAATATTTAAGAGTATGATGATATCAAAAATGCTCTTCAAATTCTGGGTAGGGAAACTAATGAACTTTCTCTCGGAAGTTAACTATGTGAACTTTACGTCTAATATGATAGGTAACCAGAACATTTCTCTGACAGGTCTCTAACTTCATATGTACGTAAGGGTACGGATATACCCActtagtttctttttttagaACTGGCCACGCCTCGAGGAAAATTtgccaaaaaaaaatgcatAATCCAAGTTTCGCGTTACCTCGAGGAATCTGGTCTCGAGCTCTCATCTGATTTCCCGGTTACAACAGAAAACTGCGTAGTAACCGTCGGTCAGAAAGTAAACATTCTTTTTAATGTGATActaattccttttccttcaaGAGTTTGGTTAATCTAAGGAAGACTGTTCTGAAATTAAgttgttcattttttttaacatTCACTATTCtccaatttgaaaatttattcaacCTAACTGTCGATACGTTACTCCCCATTTTTCCAACGAAAGCAAACAAAAAGTAACACATTCAAAAGTTCAAACACCATTTCATTCGCTACTGCAAAGAATCAAGTCCTGATCTGATCTGCTCCGACCAACATAAAGCTATTCTGTTTAATCTATCCCAGAAGAATTAACATTTACATTTCtatcattaaaatataaatacaaaaatatgCTGACTTCAAttcataatataatatggaGAGActtaccattattatttcttctattGAGTTATGTAGAAGGTCAAGATACAGATCTCGGAAATAGGATTAATTCGACCACTTCAAGAACAAGTTCAGTGCAATCGTATGCAATATCATCAAGATCTACTCGTCTGTTATCGGATTCCATATCGCCT encodes:
- the CHS5 gene encoding Chs5p (similar to Saccharomyces cerevisiae CHS5 (YLR330W); ancestral locus Anc_4.156), with translation MMLNKRARGKEKPSNSNLKIKMSSVDVVLTVGKLDASLALLTTADHHVIEFPTMLLPENVKAGSIVKMVVSQNLQEEKEQRAQFQSIQDQILEKYGLNKPMEPVLKIVNVTQTSCVLEWDKLTLGSAKLKSLTLYKDGVRLMVVPNPFKVSQTKISGLSVDTEYKFQLKLATTSGQFWSNQINVHTHKMTDMSGITVCLGPLDPLLHITKAQVSQCLKNLGAKPLQTKVGIDTTHFVTNETDTGADGEENAELKKAKDNNIPVVKPEWVRACEQDERIVGVRGFYLDADPALAKNYVFPPVSEEATQEATQEAAQEATQEATQEATQEATQEATQEATQEATQEATQEATQEATQEATQEVTQEATQEDEKDAEESENVPEIESSEAPHQSGAQDDTSIEMPAEEVPTIESLTTERTQETGLEDIPQEITAKGQIEPETIQFAETLDKEMEEGIQDELPSTALGEPTEVPAVAKSIESTENAVQEEVAPGLEAEQQTTPAQESEEEGAENESVAILSPDDIVIEKEESNEDLETTGQEEGNDEEKPEISQDEQPHNFEVTDKETILTGAEESRPKNNVETTTNEKKDNEIVPDDLNNSAEVPKNMNLVENDVESQKHDNVDDATIPAGTSLQQEDSPSEEVQVAGSIEDEEDDDDEDTVTEATPEGENTVVSTSGNNDGANKKKNKKNKKKGKKGKKK